A stretch of the Arachis stenosperma cultivar V10309 chromosome 6, arast.V10309.gnm1.PFL2, whole genome shotgun sequence genome encodes the following:
- the LOC130936290 gene encoding uncharacterized protein LOC130936290: protein MEWCDHCVRYQQTRIEQIPDVFPKNFNGSCSSCGKVLWDMSIGFSQQIKNNSKGYDRMKKVRKVKDNPKVEKCIVVDSMDEEDYSTDEEDNEDKEEDKSINSDIN, encoded by the exons ATGGAGTGGTGTGATCACTGTGTGCGCTATCAACAAACCAGAATTGAACAAATTCCCGACGTTTTCCCCAAGAATTTCAACGG GTCTTGTAGTTCTTGTGGGAAGGTTCTATGGGACATGAGTATCGGCTTCTCCCAACAAATTAAGAATAACAGCAAAGGTTATGACAGAAtgaagaaagtgagaaaggtCAAGGACAATCCAAAAGTTGAGAAATGT ATTGTAGTAGATTCTATGGATGAAGAAGATTATTCTACGGATGAAGAAGATAACGAAGATAAGGAGGAAGACAAAAGTATCAATTCTGATATCAACTGA
- the LOC130935820 gene encoding mitotic-spindle organizing protein 1B-like, which produces MDPEASRTARESLDLAFQMSNILDTGLDRHTLSVLIALCDLGVNPEALAALVKELRNEKPSLSSATARSSLS; this is translated from the coding sequence ATGGATCCGGAAGCTTCGCGAACTGCACGAGAATCTCTTGACCTGGCATTTCAAATGTCGAATATACTCGACACTGGCCTTGACCGTCACACTCTCTCTGTTCTTATTGCTCTCTGTGATCTTGGAGTTAACCCAGAAGCACTTGCTGCCCTTGTTAAAGAGCTGAGGAATGAAAAGCCTTCCTTGTCTTCTGCAACAGCGAGGTCTTCTTTGTCATAA
- the LOC130932827 gene encoding 7-deoxyloganetin glucosyltransferase-like: MVSWEKPHAVLIPYPAQGHINPTLKLAKLLHHKGFHITFVNTEYNHNRLLKSRGSDSLKGLSSFRFETIPDGLPVDPNHGDATQDIPSLCKSTATSCLPHLKNLILKLNDQVVPRVSCIVCDALMSFGIDAAQELGIPVAVFWTASASSFTCCIQYSQLLRKGLVPLKDSSYLTNGYLETTIDWVPGIKEIRLRDIPSFIRTTDPNDIMLNFFLREMERSQRACAIIINTFDALERDILEAFSSINSLPPVYSIGPMDFLLNHITDHELNKIGSNLWKEDQECIKWLDKQEPNSVVYINFGSITTMSNENLIEFAWGIGNSNKRFLWVIRPDLVAGENAILPNEFHEETKVRGILSNWCPQEEVLAHPSVGVFLTHSGWNSTLESVCNGVTMICWPFFSDQMTNCRFSCNEWGIGLEIEDVKREKIESLVRESMDGEMGQQMKEKALELKKLAKDAASDPNGSSFQNLDKVIHDALLSKFAKN, translated from the exons ATGGTTTCTTGGGAAAAACCCCATGCTGTATTAATTCCATACCCAGCACAAGGTCACATAAACCCAACCCTAAAACTAGCAAAGCTTCTTCACCACAAAGGCTTCCACATCACTTTCGTTAACACTGAATACAATCACAACCGCCTTCTCAAATCCAGAGGCTCCGACTCACTGAAAGGTCTATCCTCCTTCCGATTCGAAACCATCCCCGACGGTCTACCTGTGGACCCTAATCATGGGGATGCAACGCAGGATATACCTTCTTTGTGTAAGTCCACAGCAACAAGTTGTTTGCCACACTTGAAGAACCTCATTTTGAAGCTGAATGATCAAGTTGTTCCTCGTGTTAGTTGCATAGTGTGCGATGCTTTGATGAGTTTTGGAATTGATGCTGCTCAAGAATTGGGAATCCCTGTGGCCGTTTTCTGGACAGCAAGTGCTTCTTCCTTCACATGTTGCATACAATATTCTCAGCTTCTTCGTAAAGGCTTAGTACCCCTCAAAG ACTCAAGTTATCTCACAAATGGGTATTTGGAAACCACAATAGATTGGGTCCCCGGAATAAAAGAGATTCGTTTGAGGGATATTCCCAGCTTCATCAGAACCACAGATCCAAATGATATTATGCTCAACTTTTTTCTAAGAGAAATGGAGAGATCTCAAAGAGCTTGTGCAATCATAATAAATACATTTGATGCCTTAGAGCGTGATATTTTGGAGGCATTCTCCTCCATTAATAGTTTGCCACCTGTCTATTCCATTGGTCCTATGGATTTTCTCTTGAACCATATCACTGACCATGAATTGAATAAAATTGGATCCAACCTTTGGAAGGAGGATCAAGAATGCATTAAATGGTTAGACAAACAAGAACCAAATTCAGTGGTGTACATAAACTTTGGTAGCATCACAACTATGAGCAATGAAAATTTAATAGAGTTTGCTTGGGGAATTGGCAATAGCAACAAGAGATTCTTGTGGGTAATTAGGCCAGATCTTGTGGCTGGTGAAAATGCTATTCTTCCTAATGAATTTCATGAAGAGACTAAAGTTAGAGGCATATTATCAAATTGGTGTCCCCAAGAAGAGGTTTTGGCTCACCCTTCAGTTGGGGTGTTTTTGACACATAGTGGTTGGAACTCAACATTGGAAAGTGTGTGCAATGGTGTGACAATGATATGTTGGCCATTCTTTTCGGACCAAATGACCAATTGTAGATTCTCTTGTAATGAATGGGGAATTGGGTTGGAGATAGAAGATGTTAAGAGGGAGAAAATTGAAAGTCTTGTGAGGGAGTCAATGGATGGGGAAATGGGTCAACAGATGAAAGAAAAGGCTTTAGAGTTGAAGAAATTGGCAAAGGATGCTGCTTCTGACCCAAATGGATCCTCGTTTCAGAATTTAGACAAGGTGATTCATGATGCACTATTGAGCAAATTTGCTAAAAATTAG
- the LOC130936292 gene encoding uncharacterized protein LOC130936292, protein MKRAAVNSSQFCGSTKNSKLSNKYNGLLEDYLEIQKEYVSKKRKLKVEKQKRDILLEEVRFLRQRHRHLTKLHSAKVEQDHGPSADVNIHDVPVRTKESVAQHEKQRTTLMQTNRRENVNEKKKLVTKAPRMIEKPPKKVKFIEEKSGKEKILWPDELALKL, encoded by the exons ATGAAAAGGGCTGCTGTTAATTCCTCTCAATTTTGTGGTTCTACGAAGAATTCCAAGCTGAGCAACAAATACAATGGTTTGTTGGAAGATTATTTAGAGATACAAAAG GAGTATGTTTCGAAGAAAAGGAAATTGAAAGTCGAAAAGCAGAAGCGCGATATTCTTTTGGAAGAAGTTAG GTTTTTGAGGCAACGGCATAGACATTTAACAAAGTTACACTCTGCTAAGGTTGAACAAGATCATGGTCCTTCTGCTGATGTAAATATTCATGATGTGCCTGTTAGGACGAAGGAGAGTGTTGCTCAACATGAG AAACAAAGAACTACATTAATGCAGACAAACAGAAGGGAAAATGTCAATGAGAAAAAGAAGCTTGTGACTAAAGCCCCAAGGATGATAGAGAAGCCACCTAAGAAAGTCAAATTCATTGAAGAGAAAAGTGGAAAGGAGAAAATCTTGTGGCCAGATGAGTTAGCTTTGAAGCTCTGA
- the LOC130933388 gene encoding kinesin-like protein KIN-7K, chloroplastic, giving the protein MMWAWIAWSSDCSICFIFLFWHLGTYVEGIKEEVVLSPGHALSFITAGEEHHHVGSNNFNLFSSGSHTIFTLKFDTLVDGSLLIENENKKEGSTMSSPRNI; this is encoded by the exons ATGATGTGGGCTTGGATAGCATGGTCAAGTGATTGTAGCATATGCTTCATCTTCTTATTCTGGCATCTG GGTACTTATGTGGAGGGTATAAAGGAAGAAGTTGTTTTATCGCCAGGACATGCTCTTTCTTTTATTACTGCTGGAGAAG AGCATCATCATGTTGGGtcaaacaattttaatctgttCAGCAGCGGAAGTCATACGATTTTTACACTT AAATTTGATACCCTTGTTGATGGATCTCTTTTGATtgaaaatgagaataaaaaagAGGGTTCCACAATGTCATCTCCCCGGAATATTTGA